From a region of the Luteolibacter arcticus genome:
- the rpmF gene encoding 50S ribosomal protein L32 — protein MAVPKRRQSKSRQKMRRGATRWRAPILKTCPECESRVPSHIACPSCGTYNGRKVLEVDAL, from the coding sequence ATGGCCGTACCAAAGCGCCGTCAATCCAAGAGCCGGCAAAAGATGCGCCGGGGCGCCACTCGCTGGCGTGCACCGATTCTCAAGACCTGCCCGGAGTGCGAAAGCCGCGTGCCTTCGCACATCGCGTGCCCATCCTGCGGCACCTACAACGGTCGCAAGGTGCTTGAAGTGGATGCGCTCTGA
- a CDS encoding YceD family protein: MSDRLLIDLSTLPEEGKHFSGELPVEIFDLPDYDAKALGPLSYSLYAQRFASELLLSGSLSAPFEFTCVRTLHPFVKTLQVEGASVAVEIEQEGPLDVTEAIREEILLAFPDYPRCDEADVPMHCEIDPRYLAVDKPVGDGVETRPRDAGDARWAALDALDKQDSER, encoded by the coding sequence ATGTCCGACCGCCTCCTGATCGACCTTTCCACCCTGCCGGAGGAGGGCAAGCACTTCAGCGGCGAGCTGCCGGTGGAGATCTTCGACCTCCCGGATTACGACGCGAAAGCGCTCGGCCCGCTTTCCTACAGCCTCTACGCCCAGCGATTCGCCTCGGAGCTGCTACTTTCCGGCAGCCTTTCCGCGCCCTTCGAGTTCACGTGCGTGCGCACCCTCCACCCGTTCGTGAAAACGCTCCAGGTGGAAGGCGCGAGCGTGGCCGTGGAGATTGAGCAAGAAGGACCTCTGGACGTCACGGAGGCCATCCGCGAGGAGATCCTGCTGGCATTTCCGGACTACCCGCGGTGCGACGAAGCGGACGTACCGATGCACTGCGAAATCGATCCCCGATATTTGGCAGTGGACAAACCTGTCGGCGATGGGGTAGAGACCCGCCCCCGCGACGCAGGGGACGCCCGTTGGGCTGCCCTCGATGCGCTGGATAAACAAGATTCCGAACGCTAA
- a CDS encoding TonB-dependent receptor, translated as MATTYDKAQELNLDPTIYGTFAEIGAGQETANWFFRASGSSGMVAKSISAYDMTMSDAIYGKSARYVSRQRLLQMLDHEYGILLERLGPKRGGNTTFFSLCNTVRARGYQDTAECHGWLGLRFQLKPGDPPSDIFLHLRLLDDETQEQKEALGVVGVNLIHATFRHRGHLGRFVSSLIDNLRPGRVEVDMLKFHGHGYSFFDNRLCSLALVEAGLTEAAMFLPDGEVVQAAEALYKKPILLLRGSFDPVTTLHLQMLEQANGVFASALEPGEQAMELCEMTMANLLRGSAVDHVDFIDRCNALQALGKTVLVSRYSEFHRISSYLARSTQRPIGIVLSIGLLNELFKAKWSENLPGGVLESFGRLFKSQVTLYVYPWKNRRSGELVDANAFVPPEDSKFLYRHFVESGRVRAVPVGDENLLKFTGRDIREMIADGDETWRLYVPEEAHRSALHVHEAGSGTAAIALD; from the coding sequence ATGGCGACCACTTACGACAAGGCCCAGGAGCTGAATCTGGATCCGACGATTTACGGGACCTTCGCGGAGATCGGGGCGGGGCAGGAGACGGCGAACTGGTTCTTCCGCGCTTCCGGTTCGTCGGGCATGGTGGCCAAGAGCATCTCGGCCTACGACATGACCATGAGCGATGCCATCTATGGCAAAAGCGCTCGCTACGTCTCGCGCCAGCGGCTGCTGCAGATGCTGGATCACGAATATGGGATCCTGCTGGAGCGGCTGGGGCCGAAGCGCGGGGGCAACACGACCTTCTTCTCGCTGTGCAATACGGTGCGGGCGCGCGGCTATCAGGACACCGCCGAATGTCATGGTTGGCTCGGCCTGCGCTTCCAATTGAAGCCGGGCGATCCGCCATCGGACATCTTTCTCCACCTGCGGCTGCTGGATGACGAGACCCAGGAGCAGAAGGAGGCGCTAGGCGTGGTGGGGGTGAATCTGATCCACGCCACCTTCCGCCATCGCGGCCATCTCGGGCGCTTTGTTAGCTCGCTGATAGACAACCTGCGGCCGGGGCGGGTGGAGGTGGACATGCTGAAATTCCACGGCCACGGCTACAGCTTCTTCGACAATCGCCTGTGCTCGTTGGCGTTGGTGGAAGCCGGGCTCACCGAGGCGGCGATGTTCCTGCCGGATGGCGAGGTGGTGCAGGCGGCGGAGGCGCTCTACAAGAAGCCGATCCTCTTGCTGCGCGGCAGCTTCGACCCGGTGACGACGCTGCACTTACAGATGTTAGAGCAGGCGAACGGGGTGTTTGCCTCGGCGCTGGAGCCGGGTGAGCAGGCGATGGAACTCTGCGAAATGACGATGGCCAACCTGCTGCGCGGCAGCGCGGTGGACCATGTGGACTTCATCGATCGCTGCAATGCACTGCAAGCGCTCGGCAAGACGGTGCTGGTGTCGCGCTACTCGGAATTCCACCGGATTTCGTCGTATCTCGCACGATCGACGCAGCGGCCGATCGGCATCGTGCTGAGCATCGGTCTGCTCAATGAACTCTTCAAAGCGAAGTGGTCGGAGAATCTCCCCGGTGGCGTGTTAGAGTCCTTCGGCCGGCTCTTCAAGAGCCAGGTCACGCTTTACGTCTACCCGTGGAAGAACCGCCGCAGCGGCGAACTGGTGGATGCGAACGCCTTCGTGCCGCCGGAGGACTCGAAGTTTCTCTACCGCCACTTTGTCGAGAGCGGCCGCGTTCGGGCGGTGCCGGTGGGAGATGAGAATCTGCTGAAATTCACCGGCCGGGATATCCGCGAAATGATCGCCGACGGAGACGAGACATGGCGTCTCTACGTGCCGGAAGAAGCGCACCGATCGGCGCTGCATGTGCATGAGGCCGGTAGTGGTACTGCCGCGATCGCGCTGGATTAG
- a CDS encoding MBL fold metallo-hydrolase, whose protein sequence is MAADFELTFLGTGTSVGVPVIGCKCRVCTSEDPRNKRTRSSVHVRAGDVSVLVDSGPDLREQALREGLTKVDAVVYTHAHVDHVVGFDELRAFCWHREDPLPLHATADCMDTLKTMFGWAFSPENIFRGYIKPDPHIIAGPMIFGDLTVTPLPVEHAKAETVGFLFEMPGAPATAYIPDAKLVPESTIAILQRADILIIDALRSIPHPTHLSTEEALAIIAETGVSRGWLTHLGHENDHYELEAMLPQGVGVAYDGLKIRG, encoded by the coding sequence ATGGCGGCGGATTTCGAACTGACCTTTCTGGGGACCGGCACCTCCGTCGGCGTCCCGGTCATCGGCTGCAAATGCCGCGTTTGCACCTCGGAAGACCCGCGCAACAAGCGCACCCGCTCCTCCGTCCATGTCCGCGCCGGGGACGTCTCGGTGCTTGTGGATTCCGGGCCGGACCTGCGCGAGCAGGCGCTGCGTGAGGGCCTAACCAAGGTCGATGCGGTCGTCTACACCCACGCGCATGTCGACCACGTGGTTGGCTTCGACGAGTTGCGCGCCTTCTGCTGGCACCGCGAGGACCCGCTGCCGCTGCACGCGACCGCCGACTGCATGGACACGCTGAAGACCATGTTTGGCTGGGCCTTCTCGCCGGAAAACATCTTCCGCGGCTACATCAAGCCGGACCCGCACATCATCGCCGGCCCCATGATCTTCGGCGATCTCACCGTGACACCGCTGCCGGTCGAGCATGCCAAGGCGGAAACGGTCGGCTTCCTTTTCGAAATGCCCGGTGCCCCGGCGACCGCCTACATCCCGGACGCCAAGCTCGTCCCGGAAAGCACCATCGCCATCCTCCAGCGCGCCGACATTCTCATCATCGATGCCCTGCGCTCGATCCCGCACCCGACCCACCTGTCCACGGAGGAAGCACTGGCGATCATCGCCGAGACCGGCGTTTCGCGCGGATGGCTGACGCATCTGGGTCACGAAAACGATCACTACGAGCTGGAGGCCATGCTGCCCCAAGGCGTGGGCGTTGCTTACGACGGGCTGAAGATCCGCGGCTAG
- the recN gene encoding DNA repair protein RecN: MLTLLKIRNLALVDELVWELGPGLVGVTGETGAGKSVIVGALKLVLGERADKSLIRTGEDTCTVEAVFELRDAAEINAVLAEGGLEPCEDGSLIVRRVIGQSANRQFVNDSPVTLNLLKRLGEHLVDLHGPHDHQSLLSTERQLSMLDAYAGCDGILDGYRSTWRAWRDKETELEDLRKAESASTQELDLLRHQVGEIDAAQLKPEEEDEIADRYRRASNSSRLVELSGAASSALGADDDGVLTHLIEVQRLVRDLEKLDPSIRERTQGLETAVMELQELERSLADYSEDLDIDPAEANRLEERVNLFETLKRKYGGDLAAVLTHRDRAAARLDAVENRGERLEQLTAEAAQLREATDKAGLALTAKRKKAAPKLSKEISGQLKDLGFKQSSFEVQVVSNKEPASSGLEGIEFLFGPNPGEPLQPLRQIASSGEISRVMLAVKSALAEQDATPLMVFDEIDANVGGEIARAVGKKMATLGLRHQVVAITHFPQVAALAARHYVVEKEVAGGRTRSRLFPVGGEQRISELVRMLGGGGEQARAMAASLLLDAS; encoded by the coding sequence ATGCTCACCCTGCTGAAAATCCGCAATCTCGCCCTCGTCGATGAACTCGTGTGGGAACTTGGCCCCGGCCTCGTCGGTGTCACCGGCGAAACCGGCGCCGGCAAGTCCGTCATCGTCGGCGCCCTGAAGCTGGTGCTGGGCGAGCGCGCCGACAAATCGCTCATCCGCACCGGCGAGGACACCTGCACCGTCGAGGCCGTCTTCGAGCTGCGCGATGCCGCGGAGATCAATGCCGTGCTGGCCGAGGGCGGGCTGGAGCCTTGCGAAGATGGCTCGCTGATCGTCCGTCGCGTGATCGGGCAGAGCGCGAATCGGCAGTTCGTCAACGATTCTCCGGTCACGCTCAATTTGCTCAAGCGGCTGGGCGAGCACCTTGTGGACCTCCACGGCCCGCACGATCACCAGTCGCTGCTTTCCACCGAGCGCCAGCTTTCGATGCTGGATGCCTACGCAGGCTGCGACGGGATTCTCGACGGCTACCGGTCCACTTGGCGTGCATGGCGCGACAAGGAGACCGAGCTGGAAGACCTGCGCAAGGCCGAGTCCGCGAGCACGCAGGAGCTCGATTTGCTGCGCCATCAGGTCGGGGAGATCGATGCCGCACAATTGAAGCCGGAGGAGGAAGACGAGATCGCCGACCGCTATCGCCGCGCCAGCAATTCCTCGCGCTTGGTCGAGCTGTCCGGCGCTGCCTCCTCCGCGCTCGGCGCGGATGATGATGGCGTGCTGACCCATCTCATCGAAGTCCAGCGGCTGGTCCGGGATCTGGAGAAGCTCGATCCGAGCATCCGCGAACGCACCCAGGGCCTGGAGACCGCGGTGATGGAGCTGCAGGAGCTTGAACGCTCGCTGGCCGACTATTCCGAGGATCTCGACATCGATCCGGCGGAAGCAAATCGCCTTGAAGAACGGGTCAATCTATTCGAAACGCTCAAGCGCAAGTATGGTGGCGACCTTGCCGCGGTGCTCACGCATCGGGATCGCGCCGCCGCCCGGCTGGACGCCGTGGAGAACCGCGGCGAACGGCTCGAGCAACTTACTGCCGAGGCCGCGCAACTCCGCGAAGCCACCGACAAGGCGGGCCTGGCACTCACCGCGAAGCGCAAGAAAGCCGCGCCGAAGCTTTCCAAGGAGATCTCCGGCCAGCTCAAGGATCTCGGCTTCAAGCAATCGTCCTTCGAGGTGCAGGTCGTCTCTAACAAGGAGCCCGCTTCTTCGGGTTTGGAAGGCATCGAATTTCTCTTCGGCCCCAATCCCGGCGAGCCGCTCCAGCCGCTGCGTCAGATTGCTTCCAGCGGTGAAATCAGCCGCGTGATGCTGGCGGTGAAGAGCGCGCTGGCCGAGCAGGACGCCACGCCGCTGATGGTGTTCGACGAGATCGACGCCAATGTCGGCGGCGAGATTGCCCGTGCCGTCGGCAAGAAGATGGCCACGCTTGGCCTGCGCCATCAGGTGGTGGCGATCACCCACTTTCCGCAGGTCGCCGCGCTCGCGGCACGGCACTACGTCGTCGAGAAGGAGGTGGCCGGTGGCCGGACCCGTTCGCGGCTGTTTCCGGTCGGCGGCGAGCAACGCATTTCCGAGCTGGTCCGCATGCTCGGCGGCGGCGGGGAACAAGCCCGGGCGATGGCGGCGAGTCTTCTTCTCGACGCCTCATAA
- a CDS encoding ATP-dependent zinc protease family protein has protein sequence MKRKPRSYTAVPQPVDTPSGQLAREMGLPWRQLGMPRLVLGRLEWLTLPEFGVGPLHAKTDTGARTSSLHAEDIEIIEDGTRVRFVTSDHYGRRIPCEAPVAGSGRVKSSTGVARKRHYIETEAVLPGGFSWKIRLTLAHRGKMKCPLLLGRRALAGFFLIDPLGHHLMGALRDLESQFPGICRP, from the coding sequence ATGAAACGCAAGCCCCGCAGCTACACTGCCGTGCCGCAGCCGGTCGATACGCCTTCCGGGCAATTGGCGCGGGAGATGGGGCTGCCGTGGAGACAGCTCGGGATGCCGCGGCTGGTGTTAGGGCGGCTTGAGTGGCTTACGCTGCCGGAATTCGGCGTCGGACCGCTGCATGCCAAGACTGACACGGGGGCAAGGACTTCATCCCTGCACGCGGAGGATATCGAGATCATCGAGGACGGCACGCGTGTCCGTTTCGTCACCTCGGACCACTATGGACGCCGGATTCCCTGTGAGGCACCCGTGGCTGGCTCGGGGCGGGTGAAAAGCTCCACCGGAGTGGCGCGGAAACGGCATTACATCGAGACCGAGGCGGTGTTGCCGGGGGGCTTCAGCTGGAAGATCCGGCTGACTTTGGCGCACCGCGGCAAGATGAAGTGCCCGTTGCTGCTAGGTCGCAGGGCGTTGGCCGGTTTTTTTCTCATTGACCCGCTAGGGCACCATTTGATGGGTGCGCTTCGCGATCTTGAATCGCAGTTCCCCGGCATCTGCCGCCCATGA
- the rimK gene encoding 30S ribosomal protein S6--L-glutamate ligase encodes MKIFVLSRNASLYSTSALVNAAEARGHEVRVVDYLRCYMNITAHKPKIFIEGEELTADAVIPRIGASHTFYGNAVVRQFEMMGVFTVNDSVAIARSRDKLRSMQLLARKGVGLPITGFAHSTDATAELIKMCGGAPLVIKLLEGTQGVGVVLAETTNAAESVIDAFKGLRADILVQEFIKEAKGADIRCIVVDGKVVAAMKRQAAEGEFRSNLHRGGTAEKVKITPEERTVAIRAAKIMGLNFAGVDLLRSNHGPVVMEVNSSPGLEGIEKSSGKPVADMVIDFIEKAAVKRPKPPKPTDK; translated from the coding sequence ATGAAAATCTTCGTCCTCTCGCGCAATGCGAGCCTCTACAGCACCTCCGCCCTGGTCAACGCCGCCGAAGCGCGCGGCCACGAGGTTCGGGTGGTCGATTACCTCCGCTGTTACATGAACATCACGGCCCACAAGCCGAAGATTTTCATCGAGGGCGAGGAACTCACCGCTGACGCCGTGATCCCGCGGATCGGCGCGAGCCACACCTTCTACGGCAATGCCGTGGTCCGGCAGTTCGAGATGATGGGCGTCTTCACGGTGAACGACTCGGTGGCGATCGCCCGCTCGCGCGACAAGCTGCGCAGCATGCAACTGCTGGCGCGCAAGGGCGTGGGGCTGCCGATCACCGGCTTCGCCCACTCGACCGATGCCACCGCCGAGCTGATCAAGATGTGCGGCGGTGCCCCGCTGGTCATCAAGCTACTCGAGGGTACTCAAGGCGTGGGCGTGGTCCTGGCCGAAACGACCAACGCCGCGGAATCGGTGATCGATGCCTTCAAGGGGCTGCGCGCCGATATCCTCGTGCAGGAATTCATCAAGGAGGCCAAGGGCGCGGACATCCGCTGCATCGTGGTCGATGGCAAGGTGGTCGCGGCGATGAAGCGCCAGGCAGCCGAGGGGGAATTCCGCTCGAACCTCCACCGTGGCGGCACCGCGGAGAAGGTGAAGATCACCCCGGAAGAGCGCACGGTGGCGATCCGCGCTGCGAAGATCATGGGCCTGAATTTCGCCGGCGTGGACCTTCTGCGCTCGAATCATGGGCCTGTGGTGATGGAGGTGAATTCGTCGCCGGGCTTGGAGGGGATCGAGAAGTCTTCCGGCAAGCCGGTGGCGGACATGGTGATCGACTTCATCGAGAAGGCGGCCGTGAAGCGTCCCAAGCCGCCGAAGCCGACGGACAAGTGA
- a CDS encoding glycoside hydrolase family 20 protein: MRKALVALALLSASVTAADLPLIPLPKEVKTGEGSFAVTAETGIRFDAALANEAKVFSAELKARTGHEPKAVREELRIMLPSEIRLDLDSSLALQPGGYTLEASPKGVVIKGKDATGAWNGTRTLLQLLPLEGGKSIPAVSIKDEPRFGWRGMHLDVGRHFFPVENIKGFIDWLAFHKMNTFHWHLTEDQGWRIEIKKYPKLTEIGAWRDSSPPYGNRNSDDGKRYGGFYTQEQIKEVVAYAKARHITIVPEIDMPGHMAAAIAAYPQFGNSDIPGYAPKVIGRWGVHPYTLAPTEEAFRFVDDVLTEVCALFPSEYIHIGGDEAPKGQWESSPRVKELMKKVGLKNGHDVQSYFIKRVEKMLEKKGRKLIGWDEIREGGLAPSATVMCWQGDGVKAAVDSVREGHDVVMAPNHRLYFDHYQRPEKSELAKGPEFETIGGFRPVSNVYDYDPVPTGLTPDQQKHVLGVQGQLWTEYMHDWKKVEYMAFPRIAALAEIAWSPADKKNYEGFRGRLDGIMKHYDAAKVNRAEPYDPPKRETADGSTVTTSLGIYQEHWPEFAYDGKPETFFWVNRELKENDHLTVAFKEPKSGKVTVKTGGEASQNGDKLDGGVLEASADGSTWKEVAAFEGGAASGALPTGTKQLRIRVTKPQKNWLIIHEIEVQP, translated from the coding sequence ATGAGAAAAGCCCTCGTTGCGCTCGCCCTGCTGTCGGCATCCGTCACCGCTGCGGACCTCCCGCTGATCCCGCTTCCAAAGGAAGTGAAGACGGGCGAGGGGAGCTTCGCCGTGACCGCGGAGACGGGCATCCGCTTCGATGCCGCGCTTGCAAACGAGGCCAAGGTGTTTTCCGCCGAGCTGAAAGCCCGCACCGGCCACGAGCCGAAGGCCGTCCGCGAGGAATTGCGCATCATGCTGCCGTCGGAAATCCGCCTCGATCTTGACTCCTCGCTCGCGCTGCAGCCCGGCGGCTACACGCTCGAAGCCTCGCCGAAGGGCGTGGTCATCAAGGGCAAGGACGCCACCGGTGCGTGGAATGGCACGCGGACCTTGCTGCAACTGCTGCCGCTGGAGGGGGGCAAAAGCATCCCTGCCGTCTCGATCAAGGACGAGCCGCGCTTCGGCTGGCGCGGCATGCACCTCGATGTCGGCCGCCATTTCTTCCCGGTGGAGAACATCAAGGGCTTCATCGACTGGCTCGCCTTCCACAAGATGAATACCTTCCACTGGCACCTCACCGAGGACCAAGGCTGGCGCATCGAGATCAAGAAGTATCCCAAGCTCACCGAGATCGGTGCCTGGCGCGATTCCTCGCCGCCCTATGGCAACCGCAATTCCGACGATGGCAAGCGCTACGGGGGCTTCTACACGCAGGAGCAGATCAAGGAAGTGGTCGCCTACGCGAAGGCGCGCCACATCACGATCGTGCCGGAGATCGACATGCCCGGCCACATGGCGGCGGCGATTGCGGCTTACCCTCAGTTCGGCAATTCCGACATCCCCGGCTACGCGCCGAAGGTGATCGGCCGCTGGGGCGTCCATCCTTACACGCTGGCTCCGACCGAGGAGGCCTTCCGCTTCGTCGATGACGTGCTGACCGAGGTGTGCGCGCTCTTTCCTTCCGAATACATCCACATCGGCGGCGATGAGGCACCCAAGGGTCAGTGGGAGAGCTCCCCGCGCGTGAAGGAATTGATGAAGAAGGTGGGCCTCAAGAATGGCCACGATGTGCAGAGCTACTTCATCAAGCGCGTCGAGAAGATGCTGGAGAAGAAAGGCCGCAAGTTGATCGGCTGGGATGAGATCCGCGAGGGTGGCCTCGCTCCGAGCGCCACCGTGATGTGCTGGCAAGGCGACGGCGTGAAAGCGGCGGTGGACTCGGTTCGCGAGGGACACGACGTCGTGATGGCTCCGAACCACCGGCTCTATTTCGATCACTACCAGCGCCCGGAGAAGTCGGAGCTGGCGAAGGGACCGGAATTCGAAACCATCGGTGGCTTCCGCCCGGTCAGCAATGTGTATGACTATGATCCGGTGCCTACGGGCCTCACGCCGGACCAGCAGAAGCACGTGCTGGGTGTGCAGGGCCAACTCTGGACCGAGTACATGCACGACTGGAAGAAGGTCGAATACATGGCCTTCCCGCGCATCGCGGCCTTGGCGGAGATCGCCTGGAGTCCCGCGGACAAGAAGAACTACGAGGGCTTCCGTGGCCGCCTCGATGGCATCATGAAGCACTACGACGCCGCCAAGGTGAACCGTGCGGAGCCTTACGATCCGCCGAAGCGCGAGACTGCCGACGGCTCCACCGTCACCACCTCGCTCGGCATCTATCAGGAGCACTGGCCGGAGTTCGCCTACGATGGCAAGCCGGAGACCTTTTTCTGGGTGAACCGGGAGCTGAAGGAGAACGACCACCTCACAGTCGCCTTCAAGGAACCCAAGTCCGGCAAGGTCACGGTGAAGACTGGTGGCGAAGCCAGCCAGAATGGCGATAAGCTCGATGGCGGCGTGCTCGAAGCCTCAGCCGATGGCTCGACTTGGAAAGAGGTCGCGGCTTTCGAAGGTGGTGCTGCCAGCGGTGCCTTGCCGACTGGCACCAAGCAGCTCCGCATCCGCGTGACCAAGCCGCAGAAGAACTGGCTGATCATTCACGAGATCGAGGTGCAGCCTTGA
- a CDS encoding histidine triad nucleotide-binding protein, translated as MEKTLFQKICDREIPATIVYEDDLCVSFKDISPGAPAHLLLVPRKPIPRIAAATAEDQSLLGHLLLTAPKIAREQGFADDGFRLVINCGKNGGETVPHLHVHILGGRQMEWPPG; from the coding sequence ATGGAAAAGACCCTGTTTCAGAAGATATGCGACCGCGAGATTCCCGCCACGATCGTGTATGAGGATGACCTCTGCGTGAGCTTCAAGGATATCTCACCGGGAGCGCCAGCACACCTGCTGCTGGTGCCGCGCAAGCCGATCCCTCGGATCGCGGCGGCGACCGCGGAGGATCAGAGCCTGCTCGGCCACTTGCTACTGACCGCTCCGAAGATCGCTCGCGAGCAAGGTTTCGCCGACGATGGTTTCCGGCTGGTCATCAACTGCGGCAAGAACGGCGGCGAAACCGTCCCACATCTCCACGTCCACATCCTCGGCGGAAGGCAGATGGAGTGGCCACCCGGCTAG